From a region of the Basfia succiniciproducens genome:
- the mutS gene encoding DNA mismatch repair protein MutS codes for MENLDQHTPMMRQYLALKAENPDILLFYRMGDFYELFYDDAKKAAALLDISLTKRGQSAGQPIPMAGVPYHAVEGYLAKLVQLGESVAICEQIGDPALSKGPVERKIVRIVTPGTVSDENLLPERQDNLIVAVYQEKDKFGLATLDMASGRFQISEPESAESLKAELQRLAPAELLYCEDFADMQLIEHYKGLRRRPIWEFELGTAVQLLNRQFGTKDLRGFGVEKAILGLCAAGCLLQYAKETQRTALPHIQSITLIQNNENIQLDAATRRNLELTQNLAGGTENTLASVLDKCVTPMGSRLLKRWIHQPIRHIQKLRQRQQIISEIIQLDLIGELQPYLQQVGDMERILARVALRTARPRDLTRLRTALEQIPAIKDILKNSPKFTALLQQIGDFDELFALLQQAIIDNPPLLIRDGGVIAEGYNAELDEWRALSDGATKYLEDLEIRERESTGIDTLKVGFNAVHGYYIQISQGQAHKAPIHYVRRQTLKNAERFIIPELKTYEDKVLKAKGASLALEKQLYDALFDRLLPHLGALQLASLTLSALDVLTNLAERAETLNYVAPDFSDEIGVKIENGRHPVVEQVLKEPFIANPVDLNQQRHLLIITGPNMGGKSTYMRQTALITLMAYIGSFVPAESALIGPIDRIFTRIGASDDLASGRSTFMVEMTEMANILHQAGANSLVLIDEIGRGTSTYDGLSLAWACAEWLAKKLRSLTLFATHYFELTVLPEQLAGTANVHLDALEHGDSIAFMHAVQDGAASKSYGLAVAALAGVPKNVVKLAKQKLANLEKLSQQSADQKLQDLRAINQNQGELNLMEEEDGKNAALEMLAQLDPDDLSPKQALAYLYQLKKLL; via the coding sequence ATGGAAAACCTCGATCAACATACGCCCATGATGCGTCAATATCTCGCCTTAAAAGCGGAAAATCCGGATATTTTGTTATTCTACCGAATGGGGGATTTTTATGAGCTTTTTTATGACGACGCAAAAAAAGCGGCGGCATTGCTGGATATTTCCCTGACCAAACGAGGTCAGTCCGCCGGACAGCCGATCCCTATGGCGGGTGTGCCTTATCATGCGGTGGAAGGTTATCTCGCTAAGCTGGTCCAGTTGGGCGAATCGGTGGCTATTTGCGAACAAATCGGCGATCCGGCGCTCAGTAAGGGTCCGGTAGAACGCAAAATCGTTCGAATTGTTACGCCCGGTACCGTCAGTGATGAAAATCTGCTGCCGGAACGACAAGACAACTTAATCGTCGCCGTTTATCAGGAAAAAGATAAATTCGGGCTGGCGACCTTAGATATGGCCTCCGGCCGCTTCCAAATCAGCGAGCCTGAAAGCGCGGAGAGCCTGAAAGCCGAATTACAGCGCCTTGCGCCCGCCGAATTGCTCTACTGCGAAGACTTTGCGGATATGCAACTTATTGAACATTACAAAGGCTTACGCCGGCGCCCGATTTGGGAATTCGAATTAGGTACGGCGGTACAGTTGCTTAACCGTCAGTTCGGCACAAAAGATTTACGCGGTTTCGGGGTTGAAAAAGCGATTTTAGGCTTGTGCGCGGCAGGTTGTTTACTACAATATGCGAAAGAAACCCAGCGCACCGCATTGCCTCATATTCAGAGCATTACATTAATTCAGAATAACGAAAATATTCAGCTGGATGCGGCAACCCGACGTAATCTGGAATTGACTCAAAATCTGGCCGGCGGTACGGAAAACACATTGGCATCCGTGCTTGATAAATGCGTTACCCCCATGGGCAGCCGCTTGTTGAAACGCTGGATTCATCAGCCTATCCGCCATATACAGAAATTACGGCAACGCCAGCAAATCATTAGCGAAATTATCCAATTGGATTTAATCGGCGAGCTGCAACCTTACTTGCAGCAAGTCGGCGATATGGAACGTATTCTCGCCCGCGTAGCGTTACGTACGGCCCGCCCCCGCGATTTAACCCGTTTACGTACGGCGCTGGAACAAATTCCGGCAATTAAAGACATTCTCAAAAATTCGCCAAAATTTACCGCACTTTTGCAGCAAATCGGCGATTTTGACGAACTTTTTGCATTATTGCAGCAGGCGATTATCGACAATCCGCCGTTACTCATCCGTGACGGCGGCGTAATTGCCGAAGGTTATAATGCGGAGTTGGACGAATGGCGGGCGCTGTCTGACGGCGCCACTAAATATTTAGAAGATTTGGAAATCCGCGAACGCGAATCCACCGGTATTGATACGCTGAAAGTCGGTTTTAATGCCGTACACGGTTATTATATTCAAATCAGCCAGGGGCAGGCTCATAAAGCGCCGATTCATTACGTTCGGCGGCAAACCTTAAAAAACGCGGAACGTTTTATTATTCCCGAATTAAAAACCTATGAAGATAAAGTATTAAAGGCAAAAGGCGCTTCGCTTGCTCTGGAAAAACAACTCTATGACGCACTTTTCGACCGATTGTTACCGCACTTGGGCGCATTACAACTGGCGAGTTTGACCTTATCGGCACTAGACGTATTAACGAATCTGGCGGAACGGGCGGAAACCCTGAATTATGTTGCGCCGGATTTCAGCGATGAAATCGGGGTTAAAATCGAAAACGGTCGTCATCCTGTTGTAGAGCAAGTGTTAAAAGAACCCTTTATTGCCAATCCGGTAGATTTAAATCAGCAGCGCCATTTATTGATTATTACCGGTCCGAATATGGGCGGTAAGAGCACCTATATGCGGCAAACCGCTCTCATTACGTTAATGGCCTATATCGGCAGTTTCGTGCCGGCGGAAAGCGCTTTGATAGGCCCTATTGATCGCATATTCACCCGTATCGGCGCCTCCGACGATTTGGCTTCGGGCCGCTCAACCTTTATGGTGGAAATGACGGAGATGGCAAATATTCTGCACCAGGCCGGCGCAAACAGTTTAGTGTTAATTGATGAAATCGGGCGGGGAACTTCAACCTATGACGGTTTGTCGCTCGCCTGGGCCTGTGCGGAATGGTTAGCCAAAAAACTGCGTTCTTTAACTTTGTTCGCCACCCATTATTTCGAATTAACCGTGTTACCGGAGCAACTTGCGGGGACCGCAAACGTGCATTTAGACGCTTTGGAGCACGGTGACAGCATTGCTTTTATGCACGCCGTACAAGACGGAGCGGCTAGCAAAAGCTACGGTTTGGCGGTTGCCGCACTGGCAGGTGTACCAAAAAATGTAGTAAAACTGGCAAAACAGAAATTAGCGAATTTAGAAAAATTATCGCAGCAAAGTGCGGATCAAAAATTACAGGATTTGCGCGCCATAAACCAAAATCAGGGCGAACTGAATCTGATGGAAGAAGAAGACGGCAAAAATGCCGCCCTTGAAATGCTGGCTCAGCTTGACCCCGACGATCTCAGTCCGAAACAGGCGCTGGCTTATTTGTATCAGTTGAAAAAATTACTCTGA
- a CDS encoding UDP-glucose:protein N-beta-glucosyltransferase has product MSENKTQVNPSVERFEQAVADKSYESACTELLSILGKLDSNFGNINDIEFQMPKQLAEANLQQDKIVYFCTRMATAITTLFSDKELNISESGAQRFFLFQRWMSLIFASSPYINADHVLQVYNQNPDRISSEVHLEANRSALLKFCILYFPESNLNINLDTLWNVDANICVSLCFALQSPRFIGTATAFSKRALILQWLPEKLAQLPNLNNVPSSITHDVYMHCSYDVAENKHWVKNALNQVIRRHVLEAGLQDRDVKKLGYRNGKPVMVVLLEHFHAAHSIYRTHSTSMIAAREHFYLIGLGNESVDQKGREVFDEFHEVAGNNLIEKLAFLRNLCEENGAAVFYMPSIGMDLLPIFASNIRYAPIQVIALGHPATTHSPFIDYVIVEDDYVGSEQCFSEKLLRLPKDALPYVPSALAPEKVDYNLRENPDVVNIGIASTTMKLNPYFLEALKAIRDRAKVKVHFHFALGQSQGITHPYVERFVKTYLGDSATAHPHSPYHQYLEILRGCDMMVNPFPFGNTNGIIDMVTLGLVGVCKTGPEVHEHIDEGLFKRLGLPEWLIANTVDEYVERAIRLAENHRERLALRRHIIENNGLKTLFTGDPRPMGTVLLAKLKEWASENQVQLEIAE; this is encoded by the coding sequence ATGTCGGAAAATAAAACTCAAGTAAATCCTAGTGTTGAGCGTTTTGAACAAGCGGTGGCGGATAAATCCTACGAATCGGCTTGTACGGAACTGCTAAGTATTCTGGGCAAACTGGACAGCAATTTTGGCAACATCAATGATATTGAATTCCAAATGCCAAAACAGTTGGCGGAGGCGAATTTACAGCAGGATAAAATAGTTTATTTTTGTACCCGCATGGCAACGGCAATTACAACTTTGTTCAGCGACAAAGAGTTAAATATTTCTGAATCCGGTGCGCAGCGTTTCTTTTTATTTCAACGCTGGATGTCGTTAATCTTCGCCAGTTCTCCTTATATCAATGCGGATCACGTATTACAGGTGTATAACCAAAATCCTGACCGTATTTCGTCGGAAGTTCATTTAGAAGCCAACAGATCGGCATTATTAAAATTCTGTATTCTCTATTTTCCTGAATCCAATCTGAATATTAATTTGGATACATTATGGAATGTAGATGCGAATATCTGCGTTTCCCTTTGTTTTGCTCTGCAATCGCCGCGTTTTATCGGTACCGCAACGGCCTTTTCCAAACGGGCGTTAATTTTGCAATGGCTGCCGGAAAAATTGGCGCAGCTGCCGAATTTAAATAATGTACCGAGCAGTATTACTCATGATGTGTATATGCATTGCAGTTATGATGTGGCGGAAAATAAACATTGGGTGAAAAACGCCCTAAACCAAGTGATTCGCCGCCATGTTTTAGAAGCAGGTTTGCAGGATCGCGATGTGAAAAAATTGGGTTATCGTAACGGCAAGCCGGTTATGGTGGTATTGCTTGAACATTTCCATGCCGCCCATTCGATTTATCGGACTCATTCCACATCAATGATTGCCGCCCGCGAACATTTTTATTTAATCGGCTTGGGTAATGAATCCGTGGATCAAAAAGGTCGCGAGGTATTTGATGAATTTCATGAGGTCGCCGGCAATAATCTGATTGAGAAATTAGCCTTTTTGCGCAATCTTTGTGAAGAAAACGGTGCGGCGGTATTCTATATGCCGAGTATCGGCATGGATTTATTACCTATTTTTGCCAGCAATATACGTTATGCGCCGATTCAGGTTATCGCTTTAGGACATCCGGCGACAACCCATTCTCCGTTTATTGACTATGTGATTGTGGAAGACGATTACGTGGGTTCGGAGCAATGTTTCAGCGAGAAATTGTTGCGTTTGCCGAAAGACGCCCTGCCTTATGTGCCTTCCGCATTGGCGCCGGAAAAAGTCGATTATAATCTGCGTGAAAACCCGGACGTGGTCAATATAGGCATTGCTTCGACCACTATGAAGCTAAATCCTTATTTCTTAGAAGCGTTAAAAGCCATTCGTGACCGGGCTAAAGTTAAAGTGCATTTTCATTTTGCTTTAGGTCAATCGCAAGGAATTACGCATCCTTACGTGGAACGTTTTGTTAAAACTTATCTCGGTGATTCGGCCACGGCGCATCCGCATTCGCCATACCACCAATATCTCGAAATCTTACGTGGCTGCGATATGATGGTAAACCCGTTCCCGTTCGGCAATACCAACGGCATTATCGATATGGTTACTCTGGGGCTGGTGGGCGTGTGTAAAACCGGACCTGAAGTGCACGAACATATCGATGAAGGGCTGTTCAAACGTCTTGGGCTGCCGGAATGGCTGATCGCCAATACGGTCGACGAATATGTTGAGCGGGCGATTCGTTTGGCGGAAAATCATCGGGAGCGTTTAGCATTACGTCGTCATATTATTGAAAATAACGGTCTGAAAACGCTGTTTACCGGTGATCCGCGACCAATGGGCACTGTCTTACTGGCGAAGTTAAAAGAATGGGCAAGCGAAAATCAGGTACAACTTGAGATCGCCGAATAA
- a CDS encoding tannase/feruloyl esterase family alpha/beta hydrolase: MKNLTKSALFISFVCTSPLALSAPDDSKTEALQKLEQQCNALKDSNILNTSIKSVKWFAGGNLPPDEQASFTGASNSNIEAAPHCVVNGEIEKRIGADGKEYAIGFQLRLPSNWNNKFLFQGGGGLDGFIAPAIGSIPAHGSTATPALMRGYAVVSMDSGHTGARDPSFAKDQQARLNFAYASTGKVTTVAKQLIEQMYKEQPKHSYFMGCSNGGREAMHAAMRYPLEFDGVVAGNPGFRLSYAAVGEAWDNQQFMKYAPTNEQGEKIVANSLTQEDLDIVSKAVLKRCDAKDGLADGVINAWEACDFKPEMVEKEIGKDKVALLNAVFGGAKNSRGENVYASWPYDAGINSKGWRAWKIGDSQTAVPNGRNFTMGVESLTNYFMMPISPDFDPMQFDFDKDTQKVAQIAGMNDADETELTTFQARGGKMIIFEGVSDPVFSAHDLRDWYNKLNQDMKDANQFARVFMVPGMTHCGGGPTLENFDPLTALEQWTDENKAPDFILAKAGEEFPNKEKEMPLCPYPQVATYKGGDKNKASSFECR; encoded by the coding sequence ATGAAAAATCTGACAAAAAGCGCATTATTTATTTCCTTCGTCTGTACCAGCCCTCTCGCCCTTTCAGCTCCCGACGACAGCAAAACCGAAGCGCTACAAAAACTAGAACAGCAATGTAATGCCCTTAAAGACAGTAACATTCTGAATACTTCAATCAAATCGGTGAAATGGTTTGCCGGCGGTAATCTGCCGCCCGATGAACAGGCCAGTTTCACCGGCGCAAGCAACAGCAACATTGAAGCCGCGCCGCATTGCGTGGTAAACGGTGAAATTGAAAAACGTATTGGTGCCGACGGCAAAGAATACGCCATCGGTTTTCAGCTGCGCCTGCCCTCAAACTGGAATAATAAATTTTTATTCCAGGGCGGCGGCGGTTTGGACGGCTTTATCGCACCGGCGATCGGCTCCATTCCCGCTCACGGTTCAACGGCAACACCTGCGCTAATGAGGGGATATGCGGTTGTCAGTATGGATAGCGGACATACCGGCGCAAGAGATCCTTCTTTCGCGAAAGACCAACAGGCTCGCTTGAATTTTGCTTACGCCTCTACGGGCAAAGTCACCACCGTGGCAAAACAATTAATCGAGCAAATGTATAAAGAACAACCGAAACACAGCTATTTTATGGGCTGTTCAAACGGTGGTCGCGAAGCCATGCACGCGGCAATGCGTTATCCCCTTGAATTCGACGGCGTGGTTGCCGGCAATCCGGGATTCCGTTTATCTTACGCCGCCGTGGGCGAAGCCTGGGATAATCAACAGTTTATGAAATATGCACCGACTAATGAACAAGGTGAGAAGATCGTCGCAAACAGTTTAACTCAAGAGGATTTAGATATTGTATCTAAAGCAGTGCTGAAACGTTGCGATGCAAAAGACGGTCTGGCGGACGGCGTGATCAACGCCTGGGAAGCCTGTGATTTCAAACCGGAAATGGTGGAAAAAGAAATAGGTAAAGATAAAGTCGCATTGTTAAACGCTGTTTTTGGCGGAGCGAAAAACAGCCGTGGAGAAAATGTTTATGCTTCCTGGCCTTATGACGCCGGCATTAACAGCAAAGGTTGGCGAGCATGGAAAATAGGCGATTCACAAACTGCGGTTCCTAACGGACGTAACTTTACAATGGGCGTAGAAAGCTTAACCAATTATTTTATGATGCCGATTAGCCCTGATTTTGATCCTATGCAATTCGATTTCGATAAAGATACCCAAAAAGTGGCGCAAATTGCCGGTATGAATGACGCCGATGAAACCGAACTGACAACTTTCCAAGCGCGCGGCGGCAAGATGATTATTTTTGAAGGAGTTTCGGATCCGGTATTTTCCGCCCATGATTTGCGTGACTGGTATAACAAGCTGAATCAGGATATGAAAGATGCCAATCAATTTGCCCGTGTCTTTATGGTTCCCGGCATGACTCATTGCGGCGGCGGTCCGACTTTAGAAAATTTTGACCCCTTAACCGCATTAGAACAATGGACGGATGAAAACAAAGCGCCGGACTTTATTCTTGCAAAAGCGGGCGAAGAATTTCCGAATAAAGAAAAAGAAATGCCTTTATGCCCGTATCCACAAGTAGCAACCTATAAAGGCGGCGACAAAAATAAAGCTTCAAGCTTTGAATGTCGTTAA
- a CDS encoding rhodanese family protein, with amino-acid sequence MNITKITARQLQEKLAQGALLIDIRDADEYSHECIEQAVSQPLTGLKPEICNNSPCVIFHCQSGMRTQANMALLAKASAAAAEVYILDGGLNAWKKAGFATVVNKAQPLPLMRQVQIAAGSLVLLGVILGYSVSPWCFLLSGFVGAGLIFAGVSGFCGMAVLLSKCPWNK; translated from the coding sequence ATGAACATAACCAAAATCACCGCTCGGCAATTACAAGAGAAACTTGCTCAAGGCGCGTTATTAATTGATATTCGTGATGCCGATGAATACTCGCATGAATGTATTGAACAGGCGGTTTCCCAACCTTTAACCGGTTTAAAACCGGAAATCTGCAACAACTCGCCTTGTGTGATTTTTCATTGCCAATCCGGTATGCGTACTCAGGCGAATATGGCGTTATTAGCGAAAGCCTCTGCCGCCGCAGCGGAGGTGTATATTTTAGACGGCGGTTTAAATGCCTGGAAAAAAGCGGGTTTTGCCACGGTCGTGAATAAAGCGCAACCTCTTCCTTTAATGCGTCAGGTACAAATTGCCGCAGGAAGTTTGGTGTTATTGGGGGTTATTTTGGGTTACTCGGTTTCCCCTTGGTGTTTTTTATTAAGCGGATTTGTCGGTGCCGGATTGATTTTTGCCGGCGTCTCGGGTTTTTGCGGTATGGCGGTATTGTTATCGAAATGCCCGTGGAATAAATAG
- a CDS encoding YfbU family protein, whose product MEMTSTQRLILANQYKLMGLLDPANAQKYARLETIVKGGFSLELKELDNEFLAISEAECQTVLETLEMYHALQVSYENLADKSDLTAHRLQFIGYDAIRERKYLNYLRFITGIEGKYQEFMRCAHGCDSQTPMWDKYNKMLDVWKACPHQYHLSLVEIQNILNA is encoded by the coding sequence ATGGAAATGACATCCACACAACGTTTAATTTTAGCCAACCAGTATAAACTCATGGGCTTGCTGGATCCCGCCAATGCACAAAAATACGCCCGTCTTGAAACCATCGTTAAAGGCGGATTCTCATTAGAATTAAAAGAATTGGATAACGAGTTTTTGGCAATTTCCGAAGCTGAATGCCAAACCGTTTTAGAAACTCTTGAAATGTATCATGCGTTACAGGTTTCCTATGAAAATCTGGCGGATAAATCCGATTTAACCGCTCACCGTTTACAATTTATCGGTTACGATGCAATCCGTGAACGCAAATATTTGAATTATTTACGTTTTATTACCGGTATAGAAGGTAAATACCAAGAGTTTATGCGCTGCGCCCACGGCTGTGATTCACAAACACCGATGTGGGATAAATACAATAAAATGTTAGACGTGTGGAAAGCCTGCCCACATCAATATCATTTAAGTTTAGTTGAAATTCAAAATATTCTGAATGCTTAG
- the rimO gene encoding 30S ribosomal protein S12 methylthiotransferase RimO, with protein sequence MSYSAPNIGFVSLGCPKNLVDSERILTELRTDGYNIIPTYENADLVIVNTCGFIDSAVQESLEAIGEALEENGKVIVTGCLGAKENQIREVHPKVLEITGPHSYEAVMEHVHKYVPRPERNPYTSLVPAQGVKLTPKHYAYLKISEGCDHKCTFCIIPSLRGDLDSRPITQVLDEAKRLVDSGVKELLVVSQDTSAYALDQSKENQNKTVFWNGAPIKNNLITLCRQLGTLGAWIRLHYVYPYPHVDDLIPLMAEGKILPYLDIPLQHASPKVLKAMKRPGSVERVLERIKKWREICPELTLRSTFIVGFPGETEEDFQMLLDFLQEAQLDRVGCFKFSPVEGAVATDMADQVPEEVKEQRFQRFMELQQQISAQRLQQKIGKTLPVIIDDIDEDGIIGRSMADAPEIDGVVYVDNLSESAVKIGDIIQVAITNADEYDLWGTC encoded by the coding sequence ATGAGTTATTCAGCACCGAATATTGGTTTTGTGAGTTTAGGCTGTCCTAAAAATCTAGTGGATTCCGAACGTATTTTGACCGAGTTACGTACCGACGGTTACAACATTATTCCGACTTATGAAAATGCGGATTTAGTTATTGTCAATACCTGCGGTTTTATTGACAGTGCGGTACAAGAATCTTTAGAAGCGATCGGTGAAGCGCTGGAAGAAAACGGTAAAGTGATAGTGACGGGCTGTTTAGGGGCAAAAGAAAACCAAATTCGTGAGGTGCATCCGAAAGTTTTGGAAATCACCGGTCCTCATAGTTATGAAGCGGTGATGGAACACGTGCATAAATACGTGCCGCGACCCGAACGCAACCCATACACCAGTTTGGTGCCTGCGCAAGGGGTGAAATTAACGCCGAAACATTATGCCTATTTAAAAATTTCGGAAGGTTGCGATCACAAGTGTACATTCTGTATTATTCCTTCCTTGCGCGGCGATTTGGATAGTCGTCCGATTACTCAAGTGTTAGACGAAGCGAAACGCCTGGTGGATTCGGGTGTGAAAGAATTGTTGGTGGTGTCGCAGGATACTTCCGCATACGCGCTGGATCAAAGCAAAGAAAATCAGAATAAAACCGTTTTCTGGAACGGTGCGCCGATCAAAAATAATTTAATCACCTTGTGTCGACAATTAGGTACGCTAGGTGCCTGGATTCGCTTGCATTACGTTTATCCTTATCCGCATGTGGACGATCTGATTCCCTTAATGGCGGAAGGTAAAATTCTGCCTTATCTGGATATTCCGCTTCAACACGCCAGCCCGAAAGTATTAAAAGCGATGAAGCGCCCCGGTTCGGTAGAGCGTGTGTTGGAACGTATTAAAAAATGGCGTGAAATTTGCCCCGAATTAACTCTGCGTTCAACCTTTATCGTAGGCTTCCCGGGCGAAACGGAAGAAGATTTCCAAATGTTGTTAGACTTCTTACAAGAAGCGCAGTTAGACCGCGTGGGCTGTTTTAAATTCAGCCCGGTGGAAGGCGCGGTTGCCACCGATATGGCGGATCAGGTGCCGGAAGAGGTAAAAGAACAGCGTTTCCAACGTTTTATGGAGCTGCAGCAACAAATCTCCGCGCAACGTTTACAGCAAAAAATCGGAAAAACATTGCCGGTTATTATTGATGATATTGACGAAGACGGTATTATCGGCCGTTCAATGGCGGATGCGCCGGAAATTGACGGCGTGGTTTATGTTGATAATCTGAGTGAAAGCGCGGTGAAAATCGGGGATATTATTCAGGTCGCTATTACCAATGCGGACGAATACGATCTGTGGGGAACTTGTTAA
- the recA gene encoding recombinase RecA: MATNDEKSKALAAALGQIEKQFGKGAIMKLGDTQALDVESISTGSIGLDVALGIGGLPMGRVVEIFGPESSGKTTLTLSVIAQAQKAGKVCAFIDAEHALDPIYAAKLGVDVKELLVSQPDNGEQALEICDALVRSGAVDVIIVDSVAALTPKAEIEGDMGDSHVGLQARLMSQALRKLTGQIKNANCLVVFINQIRMKIGVMFGNPETTTGGNALKFYSSVRLDIRRVGAVKDGDEIIGNETRVKVVKNKLAPPFRQVDFQILYGEGISKNGELIELGVKHKLVDKSGAWYAYNGDKIGQGKANAMKWLAENPTVAAELENKIRAELLANPEQALLADIETNSEEKEDFE; this comes from the coding sequence ATGGCAACGAATGATGAAAAATCCAAAGCGCTGGCTGCCGCTTTAGGTCAAATTGAAAAACAATTTGGTAAAGGCGCAATTATGAAATTAGGCGATACGCAAGCGCTTGACGTAGAGTCAATTTCAACCGGCTCAATCGGTTTGGATGTGGCGCTTGGTATCGGCGGCTTGCCAATGGGGCGTGTCGTTGAAATTTTCGGGCCGGAATCTTCAGGTAAAACCACATTAACTCTGTCCGTTATCGCGCAGGCGCAAAAAGCAGGCAAGGTTTGTGCATTTATTGATGCTGAACATGCGTTAGATCCGATTTATGCCGCAAAATTAGGTGTTGACGTTAAAGAATTATTAGTTTCTCAACCCGATAACGGAGAACAGGCATTGGAAATTTGCGATGCGTTGGTTCGTTCCGGCGCAGTGGATGTGATTATTGTGGACTCGGTGGCCGCCTTAACCCCGAAAGCGGAAATTGAAGGTGACATGGGCGATTCGCATGTTGGTTTGCAAGCCCGTTTAATGTCTCAGGCTTTGCGTAAATTAACCGGTCAGATTAAAAACGCCAATTGTTTAGTGGTATTTATCAACCAAATCCGTATGAAGATTGGTGTTATGTTCGGTAACCCGGAAACCACTACCGGCGGTAATGCGTTGAAATTCTATTCGTCCGTACGTTTAGATATTCGCCGCGTAGGCGCGGTAAAAGACGGTGATGAAATCATCGGTAATGAAACCCGTGTGAAAGTAGTGAAAAACAAATTAGCGCCGCCGTTCCGCCAAGTGGATTTCCAGATTCTTTATGGCGAAGGTATCTCTAAAAACGGCGAATTAATCGAACTTGGGGTAAAACACAAACTGGTTGATAAATCCGGTGCGTGGTATGCCTACAACGGCGATAAAATAGGTCAGGGTAAAGCGAATGCCATGAAATGGTTAGCGGAAAATCCTACCGTTGCCGCCGAGTTGGAAAATAAAATCCGCGCCGAATTGCTGGCAAATCCGGAACAGGCATTGTTAGCCGATATCGAAACCAATAGCGAAGAAAAAGAAGATTTCGAATAA
- the recX gene encoding recombination regulator RecX, with translation MTTLAFSYAVNLLSRREYSEFEIRCKMQEKAFSEQEIEDTLAQLQQKNWQSDKRFTENYLRARAQRGYGVNRIKQELRQLKGILPETVDEALMECDIDWSEIALNVLAKKFPDYEIRQDAKNKQKIWRYMLSHGFFAEDFADFIGNGTEDEFY, from the coding sequence ATGACAACATTGGCATTCAGTTATGCGGTAAATTTATTGTCCCGCCGTGAATACAGTGAATTTGAAATTCGTTGCAAAATGCAGGAAAAGGCCTTTTCCGAACAGGAAATTGAGGACACGCTGGCTCAACTGCAACAGAAAAACTGGCAAAGTGACAAACGTTTTACGGAGAATTATTTAAGGGCGAGAGCTCAACGGGGTTATGGTGTTAACCGTATTAAGCAGGAACTTCGGCAGTTAAAAGGCATTTTGCCCGAAACCGTTGATGAAGCCCTGATGGAATGTGATATTGACTGGTCGGAAATCGCGCTTAATGTGTTGGCAAAAAAATTTCCGGATTACGAGATCCGGCAGGATGCAAAAAACAAACAAAAAATCTGGCGTTATATGCTTTCTCACGGATTTTTTGCGGAAGACTTTGCCGATTTTATCGGCAACGGCACAGAAGATGAGTTTTATTAA
- a CDS encoding PACE efflux transporter → MMTVKERLFHAVLFEAGAIILSVLFIWLTTGKSGMVESASMILISFIAMVWNMIFNWIFDKFFTFPKQYRTAKLRLFHTIAFETGLLIFTIPVIAYFLAVDWFTAFLMDVGISITIMLYGYFF, encoded by the coding sequence ATGATGACCGTTAAAGAACGCTTATTTCATGCCGTTTTGTTTGAAGCCGGCGCAATTATCCTTTCCGTTTTATTTATTTGGCTGACTACCGGCAAATCGGGAATGGTCGAATCCGCCTCTATGATTCTGATTTCCTTTATCGCCATGGTTTGGAATATGATTTTTAACTGGATTTTTGATAAATTTTTCACCTTTCCAAAGCAATACCGCACGGCAAAATTACGTTTATTTCATACCATCGCATTTGAAACGGGCTTATTAATTTTTACCATTCCCGTTATCGCTTATTTTTTAGCGGTGGATTGGTTTACCGCCTTTTTGATGGATGTCGGGATTTCCATCACAATTATGCTGTACGGCTATTTTTTTTAA